The following proteins are co-located in the Polystyrenella longa genome:
- a CDS encoding GDP-mannose 4,6-dehydratase: MEPVALITGITGQDGQYLARLLLEKGYHVHGFTQAATNFPHEQVFLHRVDLKVTENLHDLLKQIQPCEVYHMAAQSHVPLSYQQPLETAEITGMGALRMLEAVRQYEIECSRQVRFFQASSSAILDDQAGPVLNEQSPIHPRSPYACAKAYAHLQVQNYREAHGMFACNGILFNHESPLRDESFVTRKITRAATRIKLGLQQKLILGNLDAERSWGYAGDFVQAMWLMLQLDEPDDFVISTTKTHSVREFVDVVFQCLDLDYQQYVEIDPEFFRPHDAPVLCGDITRAQTQLGWQPQVSFTELAHQMTQHDLELAEIESRTNHSG, from the coding sequence TTGGAACCCGTTGCCCTCATCACTGGTATCACTGGCCAGGACGGACAGTATCTAGCTCGTCTTCTACTGGAGAAGGGCTATCACGTTCATGGGTTCACGCAGGCCGCGACGAATTTTCCACATGAGCAAGTTTTCCTGCATCGGGTTGACCTGAAGGTAACCGAAAATCTGCACGACCTGTTGAAGCAAATTCAGCCTTGTGAAGTCTATCATATGGCAGCGCAGAGCCATGTCCCTCTCTCTTACCAGCAACCACTGGAAACCGCCGAAATCACTGGGATGGGAGCCCTTCGTATGCTTGAAGCGGTTCGCCAGTATGAGATAGAGTGCTCCCGTCAGGTCCGTTTCTTTCAAGCTTCCTCTTCTGCCATCTTAGATGACCAGGCCGGACCTGTATTAAACGAGCAATCTCCCATCCATCCTCGCAGTCCCTACGCCTGTGCAAAAGCGTATGCTCATCTTCAAGTGCAAAACTACCGCGAAGCCCATGGTATGTTTGCGTGTAATGGGATTCTGTTTAATCACGAGTCCCCTCTGCGGGATGAAAGTTTCGTCACTCGCAAAATCACGCGTGCGGCGACTCGAATCAAACTCGGTTTACAGCAGAAGTTAATTCTCGGCAATCTCGATGCGGAGCGAAGCTGGGGTTATGCGGGAGACTTCGTTCAAGCGATGTGGTTGATGCTGCAACTGGATGAACCAGACGACTTCGTAATCTCGACAACAAAAACGCACTCCGTTCGAGAATTCGTCGATGTCGTTTTCCAGTGCCTTGATCTCGACTATCAACAGTATGTCGAGATCGATCCGGAGTTCTTTCGTCCTCACGACGCCCCCGTTCTCTGCGGGGACATCACCAGAGCCCAGACGCAGCTCGGTTGGCAGCCCCAGGTGAGCTTTACCGAACTGGCACATCAGATGACGCAGCACGATTTAGAGTTGGCCGAAATCGAATCGCGAACTAATCACTCTGGTTGA
- the folP gene encoding dihydropteroate synthase: MVMKPTPDSETHPKTRLWSFGGHTHTLGRFTLVMGIVNVTPDSFSDGGEYATSESAIAHALQLVEEGADILDIGGESTRPKAAEVTLEEELARVIPVIEALSDKTNVPISIDTTKAEVARQAIQAGAIIVNDISGLRLDPEMIPLCAAHQEVGVICMHMQGTPRTMQENPHYENVVQEICDFFKERVATLNSAGIAPERIVLDPGIGFGKSAAHNLEILKGVSVLQQAGRPVLIGHSRKRFIGKLLERQVNERIWGTVGISIGLAQLGVDILRVHDVRATVDSLDAWRAVAED, from the coding sequence ATGGTAATGAAACCGACCCCCGATTCTGAAACCCACCCTAAAACTCGCTTGTGGAGTTTTGGCGGACACACTCATACGCTAGGGCGATTTACGCTGGTGATGGGGATCGTCAATGTGACACCGGACAGTTTTTCCGACGGGGGCGAGTATGCGACGAGCGAGTCTGCGATTGCTCATGCGCTTCAACTTGTCGAAGAAGGTGCCGACATTCTCGACATCGGTGGAGAGTCGACTCGTCCTAAAGCAGCCGAAGTCACTTTGGAAGAGGAACTGGCACGGGTCATACCGGTCATTGAAGCCTTGTCCGATAAAACGAACGTTCCCATTTCTATCGACACGACCAAAGCAGAAGTGGCGCGTCAGGCAATTCAAGCGGGGGCCATTATTGTCAACGATATCTCCGGTCTACGGCTTGATCCGGAAATGATTCCATTGTGCGCAGCGCATCAGGAGGTCGGTGTCATTTGCATGCATATGCAGGGAACACCACGAACGATGCAAGAGAATCCCCACTACGAAAATGTAGTTCAGGAAATCTGTGACTTTTTCAAGGAACGCGTGGCAACGTTAAATTCGGCTGGAATTGCACCGGAGCGGATCGTACTTGATCCCGGTATCGGATTTGGAAAGTCGGCAGCCCATAACCTGGAAATCCTGAAAGGGGTCTCTGTTCTACAGCAGGCTGGACGCCCCGTGCTGATCGGCCATTCCCGGAAACGCTTTATTGGCAAATTACTGGAACGTCAGGTGAACGAACGGATATGGGGAACCGTGGGTATTTCCATCGGACTCGCCCAATTGGGAGTCGACATCTTGCGTGTTCATGACGTCCGGGCGACTGTAGATTCACTCGATGCCTGGCGCGCTGTCGCCGAGGACTAG
- the folD gene encoding bifunctional methylenetetrahydrofolate dehydrogenase/methenyltetrahydrofolate cyclohydrolase FolD produces the protein MTAQIIDGKKIAAETRELLAKEVALFHNETGITPHLAAILVGEDPASAVYVRNKERACAKAGMKSTLHKLPSETTEAELLEMIEQFNDDSSVHGILVQLPLPGHIEEQRVLDAVTPLKDVDCFHPENVGLLAQGRPRFQPCTPRGVQVLLEKSGIDVSGKHAVVLGRSEIVGKPMAMLLVQKGPVANATVTICHSRTANLKEVTRQADILVAAIGKPNFVTAEMVKPGAVVMDVGINSVDGKLVGDVDFDQVAPIASSITPVPGGVGPMTIAMLLDNTLTAARIAAKG, from the coding sequence GTGACGGCACAAATCATCGACGGTAAAAAGATCGCAGCGGAAACGAGAGAACTACTGGCTAAAGAAGTGGCCCTGTTCCATAACGAGACCGGCATTACGCCGCACCTCGCCGCCATTCTTGTTGGTGAAGACCCGGCCAGCGCTGTGTATGTTCGTAATAAAGAGCGTGCCTGCGCGAAAGCCGGTATGAAAAGTACCCTCCACAAACTGCCTTCCGAAACGACAGAGGCGGAACTGCTGGAGATGATCGAACAATTCAACGACGATTCTTCGGTACACGGTATCCTTGTGCAATTACCGTTACCGGGCCACATTGAGGAACAAAGAGTTTTGGACGCGGTCACACCGCTCAAAGATGTTGATTGTTTTCATCCGGAAAATGTGGGATTACTTGCTCAGGGACGCCCTCGCTTTCAACCCTGTACTCCTCGAGGCGTGCAGGTCCTGCTGGAGAAGTCGGGAATCGATGTCTCTGGTAAACATGCGGTGGTGCTGGGACGGAGTGAAATCGTCGGAAAGCCCATGGCGATGCTACTCGTTCAGAAAGGACCCGTGGCGAATGCGACGGTCACGATCTGTCACAGTCGCACGGCCAACCTGAAGGAAGTCACTCGGCAGGCAGACATTCTTGTTGCCGCGATTGGCAAACCGAACTTTGTGACGGCGGAGATGGTTAAACCGGGAGCCGTCGTAATGGATGTCGGAATTAACAGCGTCGATGGCAAATTAGTCGGCGATGTTGATTTCGATCAGGTCGCCCCCATCGCTTCATCAATCACTCCCGTACCGGGTGGCGTTGGTCCAATGACGATCGCCATGCTTCTGGACAATACGCTAACTGCTGCCCGAATCGCGGCCAAAGGCTGA
- a CDS encoding outer membrane protein assembly factor BamB family protein, protein MHALSFSTLTTCCLLNLLFWSASSALPGAELIATEWNQLRGPNGQGHPTQESNVPLEWSETENVAWKVPVPGLGWSSPVLSDGKIWLTSAVEEGQVLKAYSFDVESGDLLQEIDVFRPEEPVTVNDQNSHASPTPVVEPGFVYVHFGTMGTACVNSDNGEIVWKHEKLKLEHKEGPGSSPVLFDNLLLINCDGMDVQYVVALDKQTGDIVWKTERSGPFRDRPDFKKAYSTPTVHQVNDRWQVISTGADQIEAYDAYTGEEIWRVIYNGFSNVPLVLVDGTTAYVCTGFTKSELWAIDLTGEGDVTESHVRWKFKRQVPQISSPILVDGRLYFCSDKGVGCCIDASTGEAIWQDRLGGNFSSSPIYVNSHLLFNNHEGKTLVVAPADELNIVRTNSLDGIIKATPAPIPGGLIIRTNSHLYRISK, encoded by the coding sequence ATGCACGCTCTTTCGTTTTCGACATTGACCACCTGTTGCCTGCTGAATCTGCTTTTCTGGTCCGCCAGTTCCGCCCTTCCCGGTGCGGAATTGATCGCAACCGAATGGAACCAACTTCGCGGTCCGAATGGACAGGGACACCCGACGCAGGAGTCGAATGTTCCTCTCGAATGGAGCGAAACGGAAAACGTCGCCTGGAAAGTTCCTGTACCAGGTCTGGGGTGGTCTTCGCCTGTGCTCTCGGATGGTAAAATCTGGTTGACGAGCGCCGTCGAAGAGGGACAGGTCCTGAAAGCGTACTCGTTCGACGTGGAATCGGGCGATTTGCTCCAGGAGATTGACGTTTTTCGCCCTGAAGAACCTGTCACCGTGAATGACCAGAACAGCCACGCCTCTCCCACGCCTGTCGTGGAACCCGGATTTGTTTACGTTCACTTCGGTACAATGGGAACGGCCTGTGTGAACAGCGACAACGGAGAGATTGTCTGGAAGCATGAGAAACTGAAATTGGAACACAAGGAAGGCCCGGGTAGCTCGCCGGTCTTGTTTGATAATCTGCTGTTGATTAATTGCGATGGCATGGACGTGCAATACGTCGTGGCCCTCGATAAACAGACGGGCGATATTGTCTGGAAGACAGAACGATCCGGTCCGTTTCGAGATCGTCCCGACTTTAAAAAAGCCTACTCCACTCCGACGGTGCATCAGGTAAACGATCGCTGGCAGGTGATCAGCACGGGGGCCGATCAGATTGAAGCGTATGACGCCTACACCGGCGAAGAAATCTGGCGGGTAATATACAACGGTTTTTCGAACGTTCCTCTGGTCCTCGTCGATGGCACTACGGCTTACGTCTGCACCGGATTTACGAAGTCGGAACTCTGGGCGATCGATCTAACGGGAGAAGGGGATGTAACCGAATCCCATGTGCGCTGGAAATTCAAACGACAGGTACCGCAGATCAGTTCGCCGATTCTGGTCGATGGTCGATTGTATTTCTGCAGTGACAAAGGCGTTGGATGCTGTATCGATGCAAGTACGGGAGAAGCAATCTGGCAGGATCGGTTGGGAGGCAATTTCTCCTCTTCACCGATATACGTAAACAGCCACCTTCTGTTCAACAATCATGAAGGCAAAACTCTCGTGGTCGCTCCCGCCGATGAACTGAACATCGTTCGAACCAATTCGCTGGATGGCATTATCAAAGCGACGCCTGCCCCCATTCCGGGTGGCTTGATCATACGAACCAATAGTCACCTCTATCGAATATCGAAGTAG
- a CDS encoding outer membrane protein assembly factor BamB family protein — protein sequence MSRPGSLALALIFPILFTASSQAEDWAQFRGHNASGVSTESTDLPVEFSIDDKVLWSAEVGEGIACPIIVNNLAYTTAMTDEEIFSVFCFDATTGAEIWRRDFETGELPPIMAPNKPASSTPVCDGERVYVYFSTLGMFALNADSGEDSWQLPIQMPYYLMGWGAAHSPIVHGDLVIFNQDDDLAPFLMAVDKNTGSPVWRTERPEMLGGYSVPVICETNGRTEVIVAGSGKLKGYDITDGKELWTCNSLLRTIMTTPVVKDEHVYVSVQSYGDTNRVLKYALLQWKDTNQDEKLEKSELEEAFWEKFDKGDKDKDGFLVDDEIDDAFQAAENRVGGGNIIQKIKVGGEGNVTDTHLIWNLDDSSPSNIASPLVIEDMIFLVKKGGIAASFEIEKGEPVWKRMRLRNFGNYYASPIAGDGKIYVQGENGYLVVIDQDSKKGKVLAKNFMGESCISTPAIANNRIYVRTLTKLYCFSNEAAK from the coding sequence ATGTCCCGCCCAGGTTCTCTGGCTCTCGCTCTCATTTTCCCAATTCTGTTCACCGCGTCTTCTCAGGCAGAAGACTGGGCGCAGTTCCGTGGCCATAACGCTTCTGGTGTCTCGACGGAAAGTACCGACCTGCCGGTTGAATTTTCTATTGACGATAAAGTTCTCTGGTCTGCAGAAGTGGGAGAAGGGATCGCCTGCCCAATCATCGTGAACAATCTGGCGTACACGACGGCGATGACGGACGAAGAAATCTTCAGCGTATTCTGTTTCGACGCGACTACTGGTGCTGAAATCTGGCGACGCGATTTTGAAACAGGCGAATTGCCTCCCATCATGGCACCGAATAAACCGGCCTCTTCCACCCCTGTTTGTGATGGTGAACGCGTCTATGTCTATTTCAGTACGCTTGGCATGTTCGCGCTGAATGCTGATAGTGGGGAAGATTCCTGGCAGCTTCCAATTCAAATGCCTTATTACCTGATGGGTTGGGGAGCAGCCCATTCCCCCATCGTTCATGGTGACTTGGTGATCTTCAATCAGGATGACGACTTAGCTCCCTTCCTGATGGCGGTTGATAAAAACACGGGTTCGCCAGTCTGGAGGACCGAACGCCCCGAGATGCTAGGTGGTTATTCCGTACCCGTCATTTGCGAAACCAACGGTCGTACGGAAGTTATTGTTGCCGGTTCAGGAAAACTCAAAGGGTATGACATCACCGATGGCAAAGAGCTATGGACTTGTAACTCACTTCTGCGAACCATCATGACGACACCGGTGGTTAAGGACGAGCATGTCTATGTCTCTGTGCAAAGTTATGGCGATACAAATCGAGTCCTGAAGTATGCCTTGTTGCAGTGGAAAGATACGAACCAGGATGAGAAACTCGAAAAATCAGAACTCGAAGAAGCCTTCTGGGAAAAGTTCGATAAAGGAGATAAGGATAAGGATGGATTTCTTGTCGACGACGAAATCGATGACGCTTTTCAAGCTGCGGAAAATAGGGTCGGTGGGGGTAATATCATTCAGAAAATTAAAGTGGGTGGTGAGGGGAATGTTACGGATACGCATCTCATCTGGAACCTGGACGATAGCTCTCCTTCCAACATCGCTTCACCGCTGGTGATTGAGGACATGATCTTCCTGGTGAAAAAAGGAGGCATCGCCGCGTCGTTCGAGATTGAAAAAGGCGAGCCCGTCTGGAAGCGAATGCGACTCCGCAACTTCGGTAACTATTACGCCTCCCCCATCGCAGGGGACGGCAAAATTTATGTGCAGGGTGAAAATGGATATCTGGTCGTGATTGATCAGGACAGCAAAAAAGGAAAGGTTCTCGCCAAAAACTTCATGGGAGAAAGCTGTATCTCTACCCCCGCCATCGCGAACAATCGTATCTACGTTCGCACGCTGACTAAACTCTACTGCTTCTCCAACGAGGCTGCGAAATAG
- a CDS encoding alpha-glucuronidase family glycosyl hydrolase yields MTLLSRRFVAMLLVLLIPGSLYAVEKGATEKVTVHLVTGTEATKPMEKMAAMELESQLKELFNVEVTQEEVLSSDTEPFIILGSATNKSLFGTDSDYSLPKLSPQGHALKSLEQDSNTGLTIAGGSPVATLWAVYEFGYQNGIRYLMQSDVYPATPRELKLSGYDITLEPNLKKRTFRLVDQFPNSFESWNAAECDLLIKQLGKLKFNHIDLNVSPWHPFIHYELDGVAKETGVMHYGKQFLINPDYPGSTAFGGQDQFENSDFAGMETYKERNEAGKRYIQSILKSAHDQGMTVGVSLDPLAFTPEFKQVLPSSFVRTDHHNLHLGANNPYSGPKFEQLAKTQIEAWLDTYPELDEMSISLFQGSATDEEVEEGFAQLQSYSSKLKESTLEDVLEKSKSNSISALRDSGQTAASRCIASLAFYNRLFRSGALAERKELPQLQFSDVTPVLYPYLPEILPGENSSLAVSVTAGHGVHQFDQVPAQLVPAVLDCYLHNQNLSVMAQSTTQWLAERIQQLQTNEWEGVSVHFWTPAEQDPTLHFLSRVTFNSSITPRQAHDQYFETITRDESATGRMWLAFENMEAGSRMLDDADIHFVSPYEGDKMLMKHYNAEKPLPENWEEIKEHFTQNMIELYRSHDAVKTAGRKELYYYAKRSEAVLTYLTAVEELHAAAAAREEDDLETASEHLYTALESLYDAIDTLNDVARNPSDLGTIVLLNEYGYGPLLKEVGTVDAQLDAAE; encoded by the coding sequence ATGACCCTTCTTTCTCGCCGTTTTGTTGCCATGTTGCTGGTACTTCTGATTCCGGGATCGCTCTATGCTGTAGAAAAAGGGGCGACCGAAAAGGTAACCGTCCATCTGGTGACTGGCACCGAAGCGACGAAACCGATGGAAAAAATGGCCGCGATGGAATTGGAATCGCAACTCAAGGAACTCTTCAACGTCGAAGTCACACAGGAAGAGGTACTCAGTAGTGATACAGAACCGTTCATTATTTTGGGATCTGCAACGAATAAGTCGCTGTTTGGAACGGACTCCGATTATTCTCTGCCCAAACTAAGTCCTCAAGGGCATGCCTTGAAAAGTCTCGAACAAGATAGCAACACAGGTTTGACGATTGCCGGTGGCAGTCCTGTGGCGACATTGTGGGCCGTATATGAATTCGGATATCAGAATGGTATTCGTTACTTAATGCAGTCCGACGTCTATCCGGCGACGCCCAGAGAACTCAAACTGAGCGGGTATGATATCACCCTTGAACCGAATCTGAAGAAAAGAACATTTCGGTTAGTCGATCAATTTCCGAACAGCTTTGAATCCTGGAACGCCGCAGAATGTGACCTGCTGATCAAACAACTTGGGAAACTGAAGTTTAATCACATCGATCTGAATGTGTCTCCCTGGCACCCTTTTATTCACTATGAACTGGATGGGGTCGCTAAAGAGACCGGGGTCATGCACTACGGTAAGCAATTCCTCATCAATCCCGACTATCCCGGAAGTACTGCTTTCGGTGGTCAGGATCAGTTCGAGAACTCCGATTTCGCCGGAATGGAAACTTACAAAGAGCGTAACGAGGCAGGAAAACGATATATTCAATCGATTTTAAAGTCGGCACACGATCAGGGAATGACCGTCGGCGTCAGCCTCGATCCTCTCGCGTTCACGCCCGAATTCAAACAGGTATTGCCTTCCAGTTTTGTGCGGACGGACCACCACAATTTGCATCTTGGTGCCAACAATCCATACAGCGGTCCTAAATTTGAACAACTGGCAAAAACTCAGATTGAAGCATGGTTGGATACCTATCCTGAACTGGATGAAATGAGCATCTCGCTTTTCCAAGGTTCGGCAACTGATGAAGAAGTCGAAGAAGGCTTTGCTCAGTTGCAGTCTTATTCATCCAAGTTAAAGGAATCAACATTAGAAGATGTCCTCGAAAAATCGAAAAGCAATTCCATCTCCGCTTTAAGAGATTCAGGGCAGACGGCCGCCAGCCGATGCATTGCGTCACTCGCTTTCTACAACCGATTGTTTCGTAGTGGTGCCCTGGCCGAAAGAAAAGAACTGCCCCAGCTTCAGTTCAGCGACGTCACTCCCGTGCTTTACCCTTACCTACCAGAAATTCTTCCCGGTGAAAATTCTTCCCTGGCTGTCAGTGTCACGGCGGGGCACGGCGTTCACCAGTTTGATCAGGTTCCGGCACAACTGGTTCCCGCTGTTCTCGATTGTTACTTGCACAATCAAAATCTCAGCGTCATGGCTCAATCGACAACCCAGTGGTTGGCGGAGCGGATTCAACAACTACAGACGAACGAATGGGAGGGGGTCTCGGTTCACTTCTGGACACCGGCCGAACAGGATCCGACACTCCATTTTCTTTCCCGTGTCACCTTCAACAGTTCTATCACTCCCCGGCAGGCCCACGATCAATACTTCGAGACGATCACCCGGGACGAGTCTGCCACTGGTCGTATGTGGCTCGCTTTCGAGAATATGGAAGCGGGGTCTCGCATGCTGGACGATGCTGATATTCATTTTGTCTCTCCGTATGAAGGAGATAAAATGTTAATGAAGCATTACAACGCTGAAAAACCTCTCCCCGAGAACTGGGAAGAGATCAAAGAACATTTCACTCAGAACATGATCGAGCTTTACCGTAGCCATGACGCCGTCAAAACTGCGGGCCGCAAGGAACTTTATTATTACGCGAAGCGGAGCGAAGCTGTTCTGACGTATCTGACCGCCGTTGAAGAACTGCACGCAGCGGCTGCCGCCAGAGAAGAAGACGATCTCGAAACCGCTTCCGAGCATCTTTACACTGCACTGGAGTCACTCTACGACGCGATCGACACGCTGAATGATGTCGCCCGCAACCCCAGTGATCTGGGGACAATCGTTCTGCTCAACGAATACGGTTACGGTCCATTGCTAAAAGAAGTGGGAACCGTGGATGCTCAGTTGGACGCAGCAGAATAA
- a CDS encoding phosphatidylglycerophosphatase A family protein yields the protein MSGSPLNPPPLLWSDKLVLWFGRGFGSGQVWVAPGTFGTLAAFPLIWLLKLAVGEGSYSLSIYYAVATFYFLIGIPICRRCEQLLGKEDPGEIVIDEIAAMLLLFGPLDLDRLNIVTGFVFFRLFDVKKPWPVSWADRRKDPFGIMLDDVLAALYTAGCIWLTQRFIGPEIFDRFSHF from the coding sequence ATGAGCGGCTCTCCATTAAACCCTCCGCCACTTCTCTGGAGTGACAAACTGGTCCTCTGGTTCGGACGAGGATTCGGTTCCGGCCAAGTCTGGGTTGCTCCCGGCACCTTTGGAACGCTTGCCGCGTTCCCGCTGATCTGGCTGCTCAAACTGGCTGTGGGCGAGGGAAGCTATTCGCTTTCGATCTATTACGCGGTGGCCACTTTCTACTTTCTCATAGGGATCCCAATCTGCCGCCGCTGCGAGCAACTTCTGGGCAAAGAAGACCCTGGCGAAATCGTCATCGATGAAATTGCCGCTATGCTGCTGCTATTCGGTCCTCTTGATCTGGACCGGTTGAACATCGTGACCGGTTTTGTTTTCTTTCGTTTGTTCGACGTCAAAAAACCGTGGCCCGTCTCCTGGGCCGACCGACGTAAGGACCCCTTCGGAATTATGCTGGATGATGTTCTGGCTGCATTGTATACGGCTGGGTGTATCTGGCTGACACAGCGATTTATTGGTCCGGAGATTTTTGATCGCTTTTCGCACTTTTGA